A genomic segment from Glycine max cultivar Williams 82 chromosome 1, Glycine_max_v4.0, whole genome shotgun sequence encodes:
- the LOC102669982 gene encoding protein NETWORKED 1A, whose translation MIERISLLEKEIRGQKGQLSAYTPMITSLKEDFASLERTYFLLTNKTFAVGNGEQKDVAIETCLQEELSYQSLKGSESSLTPDGVADLLSMQTRIRVVEKFMMKELERRVKKESLTANVKAEAVTEMNEHSNLEVGTYPEIDDRKVVMKIKKDNSKRGHNAWRTKSQKRLIMIDIPLDDYKDDPDFNKYGKRDHTRIDNHMLELCETDQHDVTEENKQNSVSLEDVITCHESERCQNYSSELETEKELGVDKLELWKTRKETTSEDSKRKILERLASDSQRLAILKMTLQDLKKKPETQKKSSKVNEIEYETVKRHIEDVEEAVMKQIGIYDQLAKDTEECTSSSSDTSTMQLEKQGGQTQRKKLTEQARRGSEQIGRLQFEVQNIQYILLKLADVKNNKCKNKNSRPTGVLLKDFIRIGRKNSRRRRKGCVCGCSRPSTNED comes from the exons ATGATAGAAAGAATCAGTTTACTGGAAAAGGAAATTAGAGGACAGAAGGGGCAGTTATCTGCATATACTCCAATGATTACTTCTTTGAAAGAGGATTTTGCATCTCTAGAGCGCACTTACTTTCTTTTGACCAATAAAACTTTTGCTGTAGGCAACGGAGAACAGAAG GATGTAGCCATTGAGACTTGTCTCCAAGAAGAACTTAGCTATCAAAGTTTAAAAGGAAGTGAAAGCTCCTTAACACCAGATGGGGTTGCAGATTTGCTGAGCATGCAGACGAGGATTAGAGTAGTTGAAAAGTTTATGATGAAAGAACTTGAAAGACGTGTGAAGAAGGAAAGTTTGACCGCAAATGTCAAAGCAGAAGCTGTAACAGAAATGAATGAGCATTCAAATTTGGAAGTTGGCACATATCCAGAAATTGACGACAGAAAAGTGGTGATGAAAATTAAGAAAGACAACAGCAAACGAGGCCATAATGCATGGAGGACAAAATCTCAGAAAAGGTTAATAATGATAGACATTCCTCTTGATGACTACAAGGATGATCCAGACTTCAACAAGTATGGCAAGAGAGATCACACTAGGATTGATAATCATATGCTTGAGTTATGTGAAACTGATCAGCATGATGTTACTGAAGAAAATAAACAGAATTCTGTTTCACTAGAGGATGTAATTACATGCCATGAGTCAGAAAGATGCCAAAATTACTCTTCAGAATTGGAGACAGAGAAGGAATTAGGGGTTGACAAGCTAGAGTTATGGAAGACTCGAAAAGAGACAACAAGTGAAGATAGCAAGAGGAAAATTCTGGAGAGGCTTGCCTCTGATTCTCAGAGGCTTGCCATTCTTAAAATGACACTGCAAGACTTGAAGAAGAAACCGGAGACACAGAAGAAAAGCAGCAAGGTAAATGAGATTGAGTACGAAACAGTAAAAAGACATATAGAAGATGTTGAGGAAGCTGTCATGAAACAAATAGGCATATATGATCAACTGGCAAAGGATACTGAAGAGTGCACATCCTCATCTTCGGACACAAGCACAATGCAGTTGGAAAAGCAAGGAGGACAAACGCAAAGAAAAAAGCTAACAGAACAAGCTCGAAGAGGTTCTGAACAGATAGGAAGGTTGCAGTTTGAGGTGCAGAACATCCAGTATATTCTGCTCAAACTGGCTGATGTGAAGAACAAcaaatgcaaaaacaaaaactctAGACCAACAGGTGTGTTGCTGAAGGACTTTATTCGCATTGGAAGGAAAAATAGCAGAAGGCGCCGTAAGGGGTGTGTTTGTGGATGTTCAAGGCCTTCAACTAATGAGGACTAA